In Lathyrus oleraceus cultivar Zhongwan6 chromosome 2, CAAS_Psat_ZW6_1.0, whole genome shotgun sequence, the DNA window TTACCTTTCAAAGTAGGACACTGTGCCATTATAGATTTGAGCAACAACATGTTGTTTGGTAACTTGTCAAGGATCAAGAATTGGGGAAACTATGTAGAAGTTATTCATCTTAGTACAAACTCGTTATCCGGAACGCTTCCGAACGAAACCTGTCAGTTTTTAAGGTTAACTTCACTTAAGGTATCCAATAACTCATTGGAAGGTTTTCTGCCACCAGTTTTAGGAACATTTCCAGAACTAAAAGAGATTGATCTGAGTCTCAACCGGCTTTCTGGGTTCCTCCTACCGACCCTTCTCGCCTCGACCAAGTTGACTACTCTTAATCTCTCAAACAATAACTTTTCTGGACCAGTTCCTTTTCAACTTCCAAGTACTTCATTGGTTTCTTCCGAAAATCTTAGTTTGACATCGCTTGATCTTTCGAACAATAACTTGAATGGAACTCTTTCTCCAAAAATTACGGAGCTTCATAATTTGGAGTATCTTTACCTATGTAACAACAAATTGGAAGGTAGTATTCCTAATGATCTTTCAGATGAATTAAGAGGATTCAATGTGTCCTTTAACAATTTTTCTGGTGTTGTACCTGATAAATTATTGCAGTTTCCTGAATCAGCATTTCATCCAGGAAATCCTATGCTGATATATCCGAATTCTCGGTTATCGCCTAAAGATAGTTCAAATTCCATCCTAGGTTCGAGGTCACATAAGAAAATTTTCACTAGGAGTGTCTTGATTACATGTTTGGTTACTGGTGCTTCTGTGATGGCTATTATGGCTGCAACGATTTTTTATAGGATTCGTCAGAAAAAAGAAAGGGATTCTAAACAAGACGCGACCGCAAGTGACATTGTCCAAGAGAGTAGTTCTCCATCGAAGAGAAGAAACTTGGAATCTTTGCAGCCTTCTCGAAGTGATGATACCGAAAACATTCATCCAACTGTAAAGAAGCCTGAACATCCTGAATTAGTTAAGAACGAGGAAGGAGCGTCTTCGCCAATGTCTATTTTATCGGCTTCGAATCCTTCACCTTCTACTAGCCGTCAGTTCGAGAATCCTAGTTCGCTCAATGTATCATCTCCGGATAAACTGGTCGGGGACTTACATCTATTCGATGGATCGTTGATGTTAACTGCAGAAGAACTTTCGCGTGCTCCGGCTGAAGTTATCGGTAGGAGCTGTCATGGAACACTCTACAAAGCTACACTTGAATCTGGTCATGTTTTGGCTGTCAAATGGTTAAGAGAAGGAATAACTAAAGGAAAAAAGGAGTTGGCAAGAGAAATCAAGAAACTCGGGACGATCAAGCATCCGAGTTTGGTTTCGTTTCTCGGTTGCTACCTCGGGCCAAAGGAGCATGAGAGACTGAttatatcaaatttcatgaatgCTTATTCTTTGGACATTTATCTCCATGGTAAGATTACGGTTTCGTATTTGGAATTTTTCGGCCTTATTAACTTGTATATTGGACATTTCGAATTCATGGATTCTTTCGATTTTTTCGACAGAGTCTGATAGAAGAAATCTCGATCCTTTGTCTCTTGATGAAAGGCTCAGGGTGGCCGTAGAAGTGGCGCGATGTCTACTCTACCTACACACCGAGAAAGCCATACCTCATGGCAATCTCAAATCCACAAACATTCTACTAGAAACTCCAAACAGAAATGCCTTGCTCACTGACTACACCCTGCATCGAATACTTACCGCGGCTGGCACTTCCGAGCAAGTTCTGAATGCAGGCGCGCTTGGTTACCGCCCGCCCGAGTTCGCTAGATCAACCAAACCAAGCCCTTCGTTAAAGAGCGACGTCTACGCGTTCGGAGTCGTCTTGTTAGAGCTCCTAACAGGAAGAAAGTCAGGAGAAATCGTGTCGGGGATTCCTGGCGTGGTTGAACTTACCGAATGGGTGAGATTCTTAGTCGAACGAGATCGCTCTAACCAATGCATTGAAAAGTCCCTTGCAGAAGGATCATCTATGATTCTTGATGATATGCTAAAAGTGGCTATAAGATGCATTCTTCCAGCATCTGAAAGGCCTGACATGAAAACAGTCTTTGAAGATCTTTCAACAATAAGGGAGAGTTGAGTTGATGATCACAACCTCAACCATTGGCATCATCATCATTGTTTATAATTGTTTTGGCTATTTTTGAAGTATAGTAGTATTAAATTTTGTTCCATTGATGACAATTCTCCATAGGAATTTTAACAAGTCTCATGATGATAAATGAAATTCTTTATTAAAGCAAATTCATTCTTTTCAACCCTTTTATTGAAAATTGTATATACTAGATTTAAATTGAAAATAACCTATAGGAATCAAAGTAGAAGATAATTTAGAGAACCATTGTATACTAGTTTGTTATAGGCCATATATGAGTTTATTTAGTTTGCATACATGATTCTTTAAAGTAGAAGTTATGTATGTAAATTTCTTCATCTAATTAGCCATGAAAAAATACATTATAAACATCTAATTGGTTAATCGGTTAATTTAGTTAAAAAAATAGATCTCGAAATAATCTATACATTCTATTTGATTAGATTTTTACCAATGGAAAAGAATAATGGGGAGTTTTTTAATTTTCGATTAAGATGAAGGTAAACGATTAACAAAATTTTATGAACTAATTAGTCTACTGTTTAGTTTACGGTTTATCATGGATTTCTACCTCACCAATTCTCTAAGCAacttcgatctctattcgatcACTATATCGATTAACAAGAGCCGTGGATATAATACTCATTAACACACCTATTATCCGAGTAAAGCAAACAGGTTAAAGCAATCACAAATTAAGCAAACGTGATTTTAACATACGCAAATTAACAACAAAACTACGTTAAAGGCGATTATAGTTGCAGACGTGATTTTAACATACGCAAATTAACAACAAAACTACGTTAAAGGCGATTATAGTTTAGGATGCAATCATACAAATTTAATCaaaattattccaaaaaataaCAAATTAAACAAATGAAATTTAGAGAATCGAAAGAAAAACGAAATTGAATTGATAAAAGTAAAAACCTCATAGCCTTATGGAAACACAATTCAACAAATTAACGGTAAGGATTAGTTCTCCGTGAAAATTACAAAGCAAAAACTCAAATCGTGAATAGTGAATATATGATAAAGAGTAGCATGGCCGCTACTAGGTATAAGGAAACAAGGAATTCAGTTCTAATCTCAACCGAGTCGGAAAACATAAAAATCGGTTCAAAACTAATTATTTTATAAAGTCTCAAACTAAAACGATTTATTCTAGTCTTCTAGACTTCGAATCTATTTCTGACTTCAACGTGAAACTTTTAACTTATCCTCTCAACTTTCCAACGCCTATTAGAACGCGTCAATCCGATAATCGTAGCCAAAATTATGACATGCAAAACGAGAGGATGTAAATAATTGTTTATTTAGAAAATACCATACGAAATTAAAATAAATGTAACAATAAATTAAACTAAGgaaacacactaaaatagtagaaataataaaaaaaatattctAGAATTATCGCAGCATAATAGTAAAGAGAATGtgcatgaaaatgcattttcatgaTCAAATTTTTAGCTACAAGTCCAACTTTATATCTTTTTATGGACTATCACTATTATCTTTGATTTTAAGAATCCATTTGTATCTAATAGAATTTTTATTGGACGATAATTTAGTTATTTCTCATGTTTTATTGAGATTGAGAGTCCGGATTTCATTGTTCATGGACTCAATCCATTATAGAGATTTAATAGCTTGTTTGTAAGTGGTAGGTTCCATAGAATTTTTAAGGTCAATCAAATTTGGATAATTTTGTTAGAATTTTGGGGTCACAATTGTATATGTTAGGGTCAATATTTAATTAGTCAAAACTGCAATGAtctaattaatattaaatatgtgacTAAAAACATAAATATCATGAAATGTGAGATTATTGTGTAGATACCATAAGTCAATATTTAATTTGATAATGAGTCAAAttataatattgaaaaataaaaataaaaataaccCTAAGGTTATTTATAAGGGTTATGATCTTCATTTGTAGATAACCTAAAATCGACTCATCAAAAAAATTCTCTCTTCATAGGGGCAAATACAAGTTTGCTTCCACTTTTATTCTTTTATTGAATTCTGATATGCATTATCGACTCATAGgaattattttaaaattatggTCTTGATTTATATATCGATAGAAATAATAAGATTATTAACAGATCTTATCGACTCATAAGAATCATCTTAGAATTATTTTAGAGTTATGTTATTGATTTATATATGTTCTTGATTTTGAAATATATTTTTTTGAACATTTATTCTTTAAAATTGAGATTTATGTTATCTTCCTATTGTACAATATATTACTCTATTTTATTTAATACCAATACCGATTggttgcaaatattgttccaAAGGAGATAGTAATTTATTGAGAATCTTTATATTTGTCTGCATATCTATTGAATTACATGtgtattttttttgtttatcAAGACCGATAACACTAACTACCTTTTTCTTTTaatatgatatatatatatatatatatatatatatatatatatatatatatatatatatatatatatatatatatatatatatatatatatatatatatatatatattcaatcATGGATTGAATAACTTTAGAATATTTTTTTTCAAGTCAACCTTTAATTGAATgaatcataaaaataaaataaaattatgtTCAATCTTTAATTGAGATTTCATTCTATTTGCAATTGTCCAAATTAATATAATCTGAATGAATTAAATAAGTATAACCTTTGCATATCTTATTATTTATGTCAGGGATAACTTTATGCTATACAAATATGttataataattatattattattatttataataaataatatatatgatttaattttttaaatattatttattatttataataaatagTATATGTGACTTAATATTTTGAAATCAAACTGAGTATCAATACCATAACAATACATAACAGTAGGGTAAAGTATATTGGTATTTTTGATTtggatttaattttttttttttttggttcaaTTTTGTTCAAATTTGGCTACGGATTGTATTTTTATACTGTAATTTAACATTTTTAAGTAAGTAGTTGAAATGAAAAAGTCGCAAAGGTGACATCTTTTATGGAAATTGCTTAcgaaaaatattaaatatttttatggTTGTGTGTATGTTTATCCATGCGAGTATCAATTGACTCAAAAGACAATTGGTGGTTGATCGGTTTTCATACGCGCTTGTGATGGTAAACATGTGATAATTATAAGCTTTCACATGTGAATAGTAAATCAATCCAAAGAGGGGTTTATTATTCGATATTTTTTTATTATCAATGTTTGACCGTTACAACAAGAGTATCACTAGCAATTAATATTATTGTCTAAAGACTCAATATTGATGGTGCACTAGGTATCTTGAGATGAGTTACGTCTTTATTTGAACTGGTATTGAATTTTCGGGTGAATTTATCCAAAAGTACTTTGTTTGGGATTAATCTTGATAGTGATTTCTTGCAGGCAGTCGCTTCCTTCTTGTCTTGTAGGTTCGGGTCAATCCCTTTTGTGTTTTGGGGCAATTCCCATTTGTATTAATCCTCGGAGGAAGGCATCTTGGGTGCCTTTAGTTTACAAAATCAGAAGGAGGTTGACGGTGTGGCATAACCAATTCTTGTCTATTGGAGGTATGGTGGTTCTTTTGAATTTTGTTTTATCCAATCTTTCCATCTTTTTATTTTCCTTCTATAAGCCTCCTAAGGTGGTTCTTAAAGAGATCATTAAGATCCAAAGAACGTTCTTATGAGGTGGTTGTGGAGATGTGAAGAAAGTAAGTTGGGTTAGTTGGGATTCAGTTTGTTTATCTAAGGAGGAAGGTGGTTTAGGGGTGAAACATTGCAAGTTGTTTAATATCGCTTTGTTAAGTAAGTGGAAATGAAAGGTTCTAAATAGTGGCTCTGCTTTGGGGTCTGATATTTTATCGACTAGGTATGACAATGTAAAATTGGCGGTTTTAGATGGGCCTTGTGTGAGTAGTAAGATTTCTTTGTGGTGGAGGGTTGTGTCTGCAATTTGGGATCCTTTgaattttgattttttgcaaTCTAATTAGTTTTCTTCTTCAGTTTCGTGTAAGCTTGGTAATGGGAAGACTATAGACTTTTGGAGGCATATTTGGCTAAGATCTTCCTCTTTTGATATTCTCTTCCCTTCTTTATTTCGGCTTTGTGGTTCGACTTGTATTAGAGTGTGTGATGTCGGGGTTTTGTGCAATGATACTTGGAAGTGAAATCTTGGTCTTAATGAGGTCGTTTTGAATGCCGATGATAGTTTGTCGCTAGAGGAGTTAATGCAAATTTTGCATGATGTGAAGTCGATTGATATTGTGGAGGAGGGATAAAAGTGACTTCTCGATTAAAGTTAGTTACAAGAGGATTTATAAAGCGAGTGTTGTGGTGCATTGTGTGAATACTTCGCTAGCTAAAGTGATAGCTTTATGGTCATCTAATATTCCAAATAAGGTGCATATTTTTGGATGGCGTCTTCTTTTTAACAAATCTCCCACGAGGATGAAATTGGCGAAAAGAAGTATTATTGAAGGAGTGCACAACGTGGTTTGTCCTTTATGCTTTttggaagaagatgatgttgaacATTTGTTTGGTTCTTGCattttttctaattttatttGGTCAAAGTTGTGTGAGTGGGTTGGATGGGCAAGGATTTCCTTTCAGGTCCTTTGGTGGACAGACTTCATAGTATTAATTCCGTAAAGTCATTTTGGTTATTTGGTTTAGTTTTTTGTTGGTCAATTTGGTCTTGTAGGAATGCGGTCCTTTTATAAAGGGAGTATCCTTAGGGACTTGGATGTTTTGAGCATGATTAAGCTTCTTTCATGGGAGTGGTTCATTGCTTTTTCTAGGAAAGGTGGAGATATCTCTTGGTCAGATTGGTGTTGTAATTTTGACAAGTGTTGGAAGTAGGTGGTGGTTCTCTTTTTCTTAGTTGGGTGTTGTAGGTCAATATGTATCATGTTATTCTTTTTCCTTTGATTTCATTGTTTGTAAAAGGGTGAACACCTCTTGTGTCTCTTTTTTATTACAATGGTTTCcttatttataaaaaaatatgaaGTATCTATCTTGAAGGGACCTGGATCCTCTCCGGCTTGTGTCTTCTACTCACCATTCTGTTCCAATTCAAACCCTTAAATTGATCTGATGATAGGAGAGAGAAAAATGATGAAAGAAAGAACAATTATTAAATTTAAATCCAAAGGTCCAATATCACATAGGAGAGGTGGCAGAAAAAAAAAGTAGATAATCTTTTTCATTTTAAAGTTGTGCATGTTAACATTAAATATATATTTCTTATATGTTAGGTAGAAATTAACGTTTGGCCTTTAAGGAGGCACTCTAAGCATGCTTCAACTATAAAATGTAATGTAACAACATATAGACTTTGTGATTATAAATAGTAGAGAATTCACAAACAATAAACTAAATATTTCTTTCTACTTCACAAACTATGAAAATGAAAATGATATTTTTGGGtcttcttttcttatttttcaaTACCACTCGTTCTTATGATTATTTTGTTATGGTCTTTCGATGGGCACCAACATTTTGTCTAAAAGGGTACTATAAAAGAGCTCTAACAAATAGCTTTAAAATTCGCGGACTTTGACCCCCAAACGAAAATAGAATACGGAAGTTTTTGGACTTCAAATTGTTAGTAATATTCACTCCTACTTttcttaaaatatttttttttataataacaatgcaatatatatatatttatttattttcctctaTTACATCCTTATTATTAACTTTTATTTTACttaataattttattaattataattaataagAGTATTctaataaataatattaaatttattattaaaattaaaatatttaattattttcTTAAAAATGGTGCATAGCTTAAATATCATATTTTTTATGAAAGAGAGAGAACATATTTGTGTTTAGAGATGACATGAATCAATTTTGTAGATTGCAAAAGAATACATTGCGAAAGAATACAAGGTTGTTCTTCGTCAATTTTGCTTAGTTCAGATTATTCTTCAATAGATTATAATTTAATAAAACTTTCAAAATTATCTCATCATTGAAAGGAATTCATTTAGTTATTTCAGGTTATTCTTCAGtagaattttaaaaaaaatgaaattcaTAGTTTAATGAATTCCTTAGTTAAATTGTAAACTTTCAAGTAAAATCTGTTATCCTAAATGATATATTGTAGTTTGGTTCAAGAGCATATGTCAAAAGAAAATTCTAATAACACAAAATTAAGaacaaattaaaaaaatcaaatgCAACAAAATGACCTTGCTCAAAAACACATAAGAGATTTAATTGAGAGTGAGATTGTAAAAAATTAAATTTCATTTGATTTGATTAAAAAATTGAGATTTCACATTGTTATCTCTCACGATAAAAGTGTAGATTCTAGTTCTAATACAATGATGCATATTCTAATTAGTAATTATTGAGTGTGTTTTTATTTAAAGTTAATAATCATGCGAATTCTAATGTAATGATTGTTTTTTACTTATGACAATTGTATTTTCATCACATTCTTGTTGAAAATTCTCCAAAATTTATGGAtaatttcaatcaatcttgatgaacaagattgttatcactcagacaataacaacgaaaagagaagaacaatggagaaaaaAAGAAAGTAAAGAACAATGAAGGAGAAGATGAATTAAATTTACAGAGTTTCTCTTTGCCTACAAACTGtgaaaaacttcttattcactttgcaactgtaaaatactgtgaatagaatgttatgaatactctattcacctaattacaaaaataaggattactccctctatttacagatttaggttaacttggacctcaagtcaaaacccaaaactataaaagcccaaaatagctaacatTACTAAAATATGCATAAGTcaaaatcctgtgtgaagcaacatgctttgacacttcgacacactaacacaactcaacacactaggtggttcgacacttccttactttgtcgagcaacctgcttcgacacaaaGAATTACAATTTAACATACACCtcctaattcattgtgtctaaaCTATCTACATTCATCATGTGAGGACAAATATGCttagtccttattttaatgatgtcaaacctttctaGTTGCCCATAACGTGTACTTTGGACAGTGCCATCATATCATAGAAGACATTCATCCTTTAACATGTTCAA includes these proteins:
- the LOC127117920 gene encoding probable inactive receptor kinase At5g10020, which codes for MQVFWLMMLLLLMVKTVLGNSDIDALLELKKGIQSDPFGLVLNSWDSNSLDSNGCAQNWYGVFCSDGSVVSITLDNAGLVGEFNFVAVSSLPMLRNLTVVNNSFTGSMSRIAPMKSLKFLDLSLNKFTGLFPSTFVESRGLLYVNLSSNEFSGTLPNVFHKLEELKYLDIRGNNFSGDVMHVFYQMGSVLHVDLSNNRFSGALDLGLGDVSFLFSIQYLNASHNSLTGELFAHDGMPYLDNLEVFDASNNQIVGNIPSFAFVVSLRILRLECNRLTGSLPETLLKESSMMLSELDLSQNKLEGSIGSITSLTLRKLNISSNKLSGSLPFKVGHCAIIDLSNNMLFGNLSRIKNWGNYVEVIHLSTNSLSGTLPNETCQFLRLTSLKVSNNSLEGFLPPVLGTFPELKEIDLSLNRLSGFLLPTLLASTKLTTLNLSNNNFSGPVPFQLPSTSLVSSENLSLTSLDLSNNNLNGTLSPKITELHNLEYLYLCNNKLEGSIPNDLSDELRGFNVSFNNFSGVVPDKLLQFPESAFHPGNPMLIYPNSRLSPKDSSNSILGSRSHKKIFTRSVLITCLVTGASVMAIMAATIFYRIRQKKERDSKQDATASDIVQESSSPSKRRNLESLQPSRSDDTENIHPTVKKPEHPELVKNEEGASSPMSILSASNPSPSTSRQFENPSSLNVSSPDKLVGDLHLFDGSLMLTAEELSRAPAEVIGRSCHGTLYKATLESGHVLAVKWLREGITKGKKELAREIKKLGTIKHPSLVSFLGCYLGPKEHERLIISNFMNAYSLDIYLHESDRRNLDPLSLDERLRVAVEVARCLLYLHTEKAIPHGNLKSTNILLETPNRNALLTDYTLHRILTAAGTSEQVLNAGALGYRPPEFARSTKPSPSLKSDVYAFGVVLLELLTGRKSGEIVSGIPGVVELTEWVRFLVERDRSNQCIEKSLAEGSSMILDDMLKVAIRCILPASERPDMKTVFEDLSTIRES